The following coding sequences lie in one Chelmon rostratus isolate fCheRos1 chromosome 2, fCheRos1.pri, whole genome shotgun sequence genomic window:
- the ip6k1 gene encoding inositol hexakisphosphate kinase 1 isoform X1 gives MPREEARCVRQEPCASLTPTTWTASYRGRGQGEGLHFDHEQEAFHWSPSYTRCVGMVGGHTSMMRYDDHTVCKPLISREQRFYESLPPEMKEFTPEYKGVVLVCFEGDSDGYINLVAYPYVESNMEGGTAEHEERDPPEREQPRRKHSRRSLHRSSSSSDHKEERPDRRESHDTDTSDNLAELKSPRLDPKIHSDVPFQMLDWNSGLSSEKISYNPWSLRCHKQQLSRMRSESKDRKLFKFLLLENVVHHFSYPCILDLKMGTRQHGDDASEEKAARQMKKCEQSTSATLGVRVCGMQVYQLNTGHYLCRNKYYGRGLSIDGFHQALYQYMHNGKGLRQDLFEPILNKLRSLKAVLERQASYRFYSSSLLIIYEGQEPEGPSVLSSGQHGASQQKTPAAPAEAHCGPGPHAPLPPGAPCETDMSQNPDPGTLSSQGPGLIASPAPSPRPPSQAPPTKSDCHSSPLPLSLPHPHPDSSSPAPNLISFPPSPAAQPQQPPLVDVRMIDFAHSTFKGFRGDTAVHDGPDRGYVFGLESLVQILESLRDDNLA, from the exons ATGCCCAGG GAGGAGGCGCGGTGCGTCCGCCAGGAGCCATGTGCCTCCCTCACACCAACAACATGGACAGCAAGCTACAGGGGGCGGGGCCAGGGGGAGGGGCTTCACTTCGATCACGAGCAGGAGGCGTTCCACTGGAGCCCTTCATACACCAGGTGTGTAGGAATG GTGGGAGGTCACACCAGTATGATGCGTTATGATGATCACACGGTGTGCAAGCCTCTGATCAGCAGGGAGCAGCGCTTCTACGAGTCTCTGCCTCCAGAAATGAAGGAGTTCACTCCAGAATATAAAG GCGTGGTGCTGGTTTGTTTCGAAGGCGACTCTGACGGCTACATCAACCTGGTGGCCTACCCTTATGTGGAGAGCAACATGGAGGGAGGGACCGCAGAGCATGAAGAGCGTGACCCCCCAGAGAGGGAGCAGCCGAGGAGGAAACACTCCCGGCGTAGCCTCCATcgatcctcctcctcctctgaccaCAAGGAGGAGAGGCCCGACAGGAGGGAGTCGCACGACACCGACACCTCTGATAA TCTTGCAGAGCTGAAGAGTCCCAGGCTCGACCCAAAGATCCACTCAGATGTTCCCTTCCAGATGTTGGACTGGAACAGTGGTTTGAGCTCAGAGAAGATCAGTTACAACCCCTGGAGCCTCCGCTGCcacaagcagcagctcagccGCATGAGGTCTGAATCCAAGGATCGCAAACTCTTCA AGTTCCTGTTGTTGGAGAATGTGGTTCACCACTTCTCTTACCCCTGCATCCTGGACCTGAAGATGGGCACCAGGCAGCATGGAGACGACGCCTCCGAGGAGAAGGCAGCCAGGCAGATGAAGAAATGTGAACAGAGCACTTCAGCGACGCTGGGAGTCAGAGTGTGTGGCATGCAG GTGTACCAGCTCAACACTGGTCACTACCTCTGCAGGAACAAGTACTACGGCCGCGGCCTGTCGATCGACGGCTTCCACCAGGCCCTCTACCAGTACATGCACAACGGAAAGGGTCTGAGGCAGGACCTCTTTGAACCAATCCTGAATAAGCTTCGCAGCCTGAAGGCAGTGCTGGAGAGGCAGGCGTCCTATCGCTTCTACTCATCTTCACTGCTCATCATCTATGAGGGACAG GAACCTGAGGGCCCTTCAGTCCTCAGCTCTGGGCAGCATGGAGCCTCACAACAGAAGACTCCTGCGGCCCCTGCAGAGGCCCACTGTGGCCCCGGGCCCCACGCACCTCTGCCCCCTGGTGCTCCCTGTGAAACGGACATGAGCCAGAACCCAGACCCAGGGACACTGTCCTCTCAGGGACCTGGACTGATTGCTTCGCCCGCCCCCTCCCCTCGTCCTCCCTCACAGGCCCCGCCCACCAAGTCAGACTGCcactcctcccccctccctctctccttacCTCACCCCCATCCGgactcctcctcccctgctccaAATTTaatctccttccctccttctcccgCCGCCcagccccagcagcccccccTGGTGGACGTACGTATGATCGACTTCGCCCACTCCACCTTCAAGGGGTTTCGTGGCGACACAGCAGTGCATGACGGGCCCGACCGAGGCTACGTGTTTGGACTGGAGAGCCTGGTCCAGATCCTGGAGAGCCTGCGGGATGACAACCTGGCGTAG
- the ip6k1 gene encoding inositol hexakisphosphate kinase 1 isoform X2: MCLPHTNNMDSKLQGAGPGGGASLRSRAGGVPLEPFIHQVGGHTSMMRYDDHTVCKPLISREQRFYESLPPEMKEFTPEYKGVVLVCFEGDSDGYINLVAYPYVESNMEGGTAEHEERDPPEREQPRRKHSRRSLHRSSSSSDHKEERPDRRESHDTDTSDNLAELKSPRLDPKIHSDVPFQMLDWNSGLSSEKISYNPWSLRCHKQQLSRMRSESKDRKLFKFLLLENVVHHFSYPCILDLKMGTRQHGDDASEEKAARQMKKCEQSTSATLGVRVCGMQVYQLNTGHYLCRNKYYGRGLSIDGFHQALYQYMHNGKGLRQDLFEPILNKLRSLKAVLERQASYRFYSSSLLIIYEGQEPEGPSVLSSGQHGASQQKTPAAPAEAHCGPGPHAPLPPGAPCETDMSQNPDPGTLSSQGPGLIASPAPSPRPPSQAPPTKSDCHSSPLPLSLPHPHPDSSSPAPNLISFPPSPAAQPQQPPLVDVRMIDFAHSTFKGFRGDTAVHDGPDRGYVFGLESLVQILESLRDDNLA, from the exons ATGTGCCTCCCTCACACCAACAACATGGACAGCAAGCTACAGGGGGCGGGGCCAGGGGGAGGGGCTTCACTTCGATCACGAGCAGGAGGCGTTCCACTGGAGCCCTTCATACACCAG GTGGGAGGTCACACCAGTATGATGCGTTATGATGATCACACGGTGTGCAAGCCTCTGATCAGCAGGGAGCAGCGCTTCTACGAGTCTCTGCCTCCAGAAATGAAGGAGTTCACTCCAGAATATAAAG GCGTGGTGCTGGTTTGTTTCGAAGGCGACTCTGACGGCTACATCAACCTGGTGGCCTACCCTTATGTGGAGAGCAACATGGAGGGAGGGACCGCAGAGCATGAAGAGCGTGACCCCCCAGAGAGGGAGCAGCCGAGGAGGAAACACTCCCGGCGTAGCCTCCATcgatcctcctcctcctctgaccaCAAGGAGGAGAGGCCCGACAGGAGGGAGTCGCACGACACCGACACCTCTGATAA TCTTGCAGAGCTGAAGAGTCCCAGGCTCGACCCAAAGATCCACTCAGATGTTCCCTTCCAGATGTTGGACTGGAACAGTGGTTTGAGCTCAGAGAAGATCAGTTACAACCCCTGGAGCCTCCGCTGCcacaagcagcagctcagccGCATGAGGTCTGAATCCAAGGATCGCAAACTCTTCA AGTTCCTGTTGTTGGAGAATGTGGTTCACCACTTCTCTTACCCCTGCATCCTGGACCTGAAGATGGGCACCAGGCAGCATGGAGACGACGCCTCCGAGGAGAAGGCAGCCAGGCAGATGAAGAAATGTGAACAGAGCACTTCAGCGACGCTGGGAGTCAGAGTGTGTGGCATGCAG GTGTACCAGCTCAACACTGGTCACTACCTCTGCAGGAACAAGTACTACGGCCGCGGCCTGTCGATCGACGGCTTCCACCAGGCCCTCTACCAGTACATGCACAACGGAAAGGGTCTGAGGCAGGACCTCTTTGAACCAATCCTGAATAAGCTTCGCAGCCTGAAGGCAGTGCTGGAGAGGCAGGCGTCCTATCGCTTCTACTCATCTTCACTGCTCATCATCTATGAGGGACAG GAACCTGAGGGCCCTTCAGTCCTCAGCTCTGGGCAGCATGGAGCCTCACAACAGAAGACTCCTGCGGCCCCTGCAGAGGCCCACTGTGGCCCCGGGCCCCACGCACCTCTGCCCCCTGGTGCTCCCTGTGAAACGGACATGAGCCAGAACCCAGACCCAGGGACACTGTCCTCTCAGGGACCTGGACTGATTGCTTCGCCCGCCCCCTCCCCTCGTCCTCCCTCACAGGCCCCGCCCACCAAGTCAGACTGCcactcctcccccctccctctctccttacCTCACCCCCATCCGgactcctcctcccctgctccaAATTTaatctccttccctccttctcccgCCGCCcagccccagcagcccccccTGGTGGACGTACGTATGATCGACTTCGCCCACTCCACCTTCAAGGGGTTTCGTGGCGACACAGCAGTGCATGACGGGCCCGACCGAGGCTACGTGTTTGGACTGGAGAGCCTGGTCCAGATCCTGGAGAGCCTGCGGGATGACAACCTGGCGTAG
- the LOC121623258 gene encoding dynein heavy chain 12, axonemal-like, which translates to MEFERFGTEDDDDEDDAAIQYMIEQSLQESSKQRETHRDSTARGCRSSEPESADSNTIFTAIRQGKEKLLKDLCVRQRDKFSQTDSRGWTPLHEAAAQSNQTILELTFKGSGPGSVECRTPRGQTPLFLAVERGLLENASFLLQHGAQPDSQDQDQDSPLLVAIRSDRTDLVKLLLLRGSRVNQECCHGRRPLHEASRLGKAALVTLLLGAGAQTDPRSHYGLTPLALAAQGGHLEVVEALLKKGADVLSQAQDEASILYEASSSGNPSVISLLLEYGADANVAKHTGHMPIHRVAHRGHLQALKLLIPVTSVGEVNDSGMSPLHSAAAGGHTHCLKALLDAGYDPNYMLHPWVRRNYDDERKSALFFAVSNNDVPSAKLLLEGGAMANQDPVKCLQVALRLGNYELINLLLRFGANVNYYCRVNTTHFPSALQYALKDEVVLRMLCNYGYNVYRCFDCPYGNEPHIPEGYEGWTNTVIKDTLFCEVITLSWLKHLSGQVVRILLDYVDHVTLCSKLKASVMEQQQWPDICRLQGK; encoded by the exons ATGGAGTTTGAGCGATTTGGGACGGAGGACGATGATGACGAGGACGATGCAGCTATCCAGTACATGATTGAACAGAGTCTGCAGGAGAGCAGCAAACAGAGGGAAACCCACCGAGACTCCACAGCACGAGGCTGCAGGAG CTCTGAGcctgagtctgcagacagcaacACGATCTTCACTGCGATAAGACAAG gTAAGGAGAAGCTCTTGAAGGATCTGTGTGTCCGGCAGAGAGACAAgttttcacagacagacagccgAGGTTGGACTCCTCTCCACGAAGCCGCGGCTCAGAGCAACCAAACCATCCTGGAGCTCACATTCAAAG GTTCAGGCCCAGGCTCTGTGGAGTGTCGTACTCCTCGTGGGCAGACTCCTCTCTTCCTGGCAGTTGAACGAGGGCTGTTAGAAAacgcctccttcctcctccaacACGGAGCTCAGCCGGACAGCcaagaccaggaccaggactcACCGCTGCTTGTAG CGATCCGTTCAGACCGCACTGACctggtgaagctgctgctgctgcggggCTCCAGGGTGAACCAGGAGTGCTGCCACGGCCGCCGTCCCCTCCACGAGGCCTCACGGTTGGGCAAAGCGGCACTGGTGACCCTGCTACTGGGGGCCGGAGCACAAACAGACCCTCGCAGCCACTACGGCCTCACGCCGCTGGCACTGGCCGCTCAGGGAGGACAcctggaggtggtggaggctCTCCTGAAGAAAG GGGCGGACGTCCTGTCCCAGGCGCAGGATGAGGCATCCATCTTGTACGAGGCGTCCTCGTCTGGTAATCCATCTGTCATCAGCCTGTTGCTGGAATACGGCGCCGATGCCAATGTCGCCAAACACACGGGACACATGCCGATCCACCGCGTGGCACACAGAGGACACCTGCA aGCCCTGAAGCTGCTGATTCCGGTCACATCTGTTGGAGAGGTAAATGACAGCGGGATGAGTCCTctacactctgctgctgcaggaggacacacacactgcctcaag GCCTTGCTGGATGCAGGCTACGACCCAAACTACATGCTCCATCCCTGGGTCCGCCGCAACTATGACGACGAGAGGAAGTCGGCGCTCTTCTTCGCTGTCTCCAATAATGACGTGCCGTCAGccaagctgctgctggagggcgGGGCCATGGCCAACCAAGACCCAGTCAAATGTCTGcag GTTGCTCTGCGTTTGGGCAACTATGAGTTGATCAACCTGTTGCTGAGGTTTGGAGCCAATGTCAACTATTACTGCagagtaaacacaacacacttccCCTCAGCCCTGCAGTATGCTCTCAAGGACGAG gtggTCCTGAGGATGCTGTGCAACTATGGTTACAATGTGTACCGCTGCTTTGACTGTCCCTATGGCAACGAACCCCACATCCCTGAAGGCTACGAGGGGTGGACTAACACTGTGATCAAAGACACCTTG TTCTGCGAGGTGATCACTCTCTCCTGGCTGAAGCACCTCTCAGGTCAGGTGGTTCGCATCCTGTTGGACTACGTGGATCATGTGACCTTGTGCTCCAAGCTGAAGGCGTcggtgatggagcagcagcagtggcctGACATCTGCAGGCTTCAAGGTAAATGA
- the rps23 gene encoding 40S ribosomal protein S23, with protein MGKCRGLRTARKLRNHRREQKWHDKQYKKAHLGTALKANPFGGASHAKGIVLEKVGVEAKQPNSAIRKCVRVQLIKNGKKITAFVPNDGCLNFIEENDEVLVAGFGRKGHAVGDIPGVRFKVVKVANVSLLALYKGKKERPRS; from the exons ATGG GAAAGTGTCGTGGTCTGCGCACAGCCAGGAAGCTCCGTAACCACCGCCGTGAGCAGAAATGGCACGATAAACAGTACAAGAAGGCCCATCTGGGCACAGCCCTGAAGGCTAACCCCTTCGGAGGAGCCTCCCACGCCAAGGGCATTGTCCTTGAGAAAGT TGGTGTAGAGGCTAAGCAGCCCAACTCTGCCATCAGGAAGTGTGTGAGAGTTCAGCTCATCAAAAACGGCAAGAAGATCACTGCCTTCGTCCCCAACGACGGTTGCCTCAACTTCATTGAG GAGAACGATGAGGTTCTGGTGGCAGGATTTGGACGTAAAGGTCACGCCGTGGGTGACATTCCTGGAGTTCGTTTTAAGGTGGTCAAGGTGGCCAATGTGTCCCTGCTGGCACTCTACAAAGGCAAGAAGGAGAGACCCAGGTCATAA